From a region of the Phoenix dactylifera cultivar Barhee BC4 unplaced genomic scaffold, palm_55x_up_171113_PBpolish2nd_filt_p 001913F, whole genome shotgun sequence genome:
- the LOC120109221 gene encoding uncharacterized protein LOC120109221 — MTVTRSSNQGDLQCDPEIERTLCRLRREARRNSEVNDLALDSLFASNSDLEEEEVMAENRTLKELAAPDLNQQPLCITFPTLDATTFELKSGLIHLLPTFHGLAGEDPHKHLKEFHVVCTSMKPTGVTEEQIKLRAFPFSLKDSAKDWLYYLPSGSITIWNEMKRLFLEKYFPASRAANIRKEICGVRQQNGESLHEYWERFKKLCASCPHHQISEQLLIQYFYEGLLPTERSMIDAASGGALVDKTPETARNLIANMAANSQQFGTRLDPPSKHVNEVNISSLEQQIASLTSLVRQMAVGNMQIEKACGICSVVGHPTDMCPTLQEEPTEQVNAAGGFPGQPQRKYDPYSSTYNQGWRDHPNLSYRNSQVNQPATQNRPNFQQYQQPYPPRQQPGQTSNSGMSLEDIVKTLATNTLQFQQETKQFQHEARASIQSLDNQMGQMATAISRLEAQSSGKLPSQTVVNPRENASAIILRSGKEVEIPTKATPASSKQEKEKNIVADKNVSNDDDVPKHKFPPLSAYKPVSPFPQALAESRKDEQNKDLYETFRRCEVNIPLLDAIKQVPRYAKFLKELCTIKRKQKLKGCETVRVGENISAVIQRKLPAKCKDPGMFTIPCMIGNTRFEKAMIDLGASINVMSYSIYASLKPGPLNKTGVVIQLADRSNAYPKGVVEDVLVQVNDLVFPADFYVLDMENGDQTAPILLGRPFLKTSKTKIDVHNGTLTMEFDGEIIKFNIYDAMKYPGDDNPVYSIDVIDSLAQEVFELDGKDGLEVAISKHLETENEELVLSTDLQEIVAALNNFPKLQQSGNVSYIALPVSNGRPLPSVLQAPIPDLKPLPSHLKYVFLGDRGTLPVIISNKLSALQEEKLVQILKEHQTAIGWTIADIKGISPTTCMHRILLEEGAKPSRQPQRRLNPPIMDVVKKEILKLLEVGVIYPISDSNWVSPVQVVPKKTGITVVKNQNDELVPTRIQNGWQVCIDYRKLNAVTRKDHFPLPFIDQMLERLAGHSYYCFLDGYSGYFQIAIAPEDQEKTTFTCPFGTFAYRRMPFGLCNAPATFQRCMVSIFSDYIEHIIEVFMDDFTVYGDSFDICSHNLTLVLQRCIETNLVLNSEKCHFMVEQGIVLGHVVSSRGIEVDRAKVDIIQSLPSPTCVREVRSFLGHAGFYRRFIKDFSKVALPLCKLLQKNMAFEFDEACKNAFDKLKELLTSAPVIQPPNWNIPFEIMCDASDYAVGAVLGQRIGKVSHAIYYVSGTLNDAQRNYSTTEKELLAVVFALEKFRSYLLGTKVIVYSDHAALRYLMMKKEAKPRLIRWILLLSEFDLEIKDKRGTENRVADHLSRLVHMEDEISLQETFPDEQLFSTSVTLPWYANLVNYLVTNMLPSGLSKAQRDKIKSDAKYYVWDDPYLWKHCADQVIRRCVPENEIISILTFCHSYACGGHFGAKRTARKVLECGFYWPSLFRDSYSFCKSCDHCQKTGNISQRNEMPQTPILFCEIFDVWGIDFMGPFPISFGYVYILLAVDYVSKWVEAKATRTDDSKVVTDFIKSNIFSRFGIPCALISDRGTHFCNRTVEALLRKYHVTHKVSTAYHPQTSGQAEVSNREIKSILEKTVNPSRKDWSLRLDDALWAYRTAYKTPI, encoded by the coding sequence ATGACTGTAACTCGCTCTTCTAATCAAGGTGATTTGCAGTGTGATCCAGAAATAGAGAGAACTTTGTGCAGGTTAAGGAGGGAAGCTCGAAGAAATTCTGAAGTGAACGATCTAGCTCTTGATTCCCTATTTGCTAGCAATtctgatttagaagaagaggaagtcatggctgaaaatcgaactttgaaagagcttgctgcccctgatttgaatcaacaaccattatgcataacattccctactctagatgctactacttttgaattaaaatctggactaatacatctcttgcccactttccatggccttgcaggtgaagatcctcacaaGCATCTAAAGGAGTTTCATGTGGTATGCACGAGTATGAAACCCACGGGGGTGACCGAAGAGCAAATTAAATTAAGAGCCTTTCCGTTTTCTTTGAAGGATTCGGCTAAGGATTGGCTCTATTATCTACCATCTGGAAGTATTACCATATGGAACGAGATGAAGAGATTATTTTTAGAGAAATATTTTCCAGCTTCAAGGGCGGCCAACATTCGAAAAGAAATTTGTGGTGTAAGGCAGCAAAACGGAGAGTCCCTACACGAATACTGGGAACGTTTCAAGAAATTATGTGCAAGCTGCCCCCATCATCAAATTAGTGAGCAGCTACTTATCCAGTATTTTTATGAGGGCCTTCTACCCACTGAAAGGAGCATGATTGATGCTGCTAGTGGAGGAGCTTTGGTGGATAAAACTCCAGAAACCGCGAGAAACTTGATTGCAAATATGGCAGCCAATTCTCAACAATTTGGCACTAGGCTTGACCCTCCATCTAAGCATGTTAATGAGGTAAATATTTCTTCCCTTGAACAGCAAATTGCGAGTCTAACTTCTCTTGTTCGTCAAATGGCTGTAGGTAATATGCAAATAGAAAAGGCTTGTGGGATTTGTTCGGTAGTAGGACATCCAACTGATATGTGCCCAACTCTTCAAGAGGAGCCCACTGAGCAAGTGAATGCGGCGGGTGGTTTTCCTGGCCAACCTCAAAGGAAGTATGATCCCTATTCGAGCACATATAACCAGGGATGGAGGGATCACCCCAATCTTAGTTATAGGAATTCACAAGTTAATCAGCCCGCGACTCAAAACCGCCCAAATTTTCAGCAATATCAGCAGCCGTATCCTCCGAGACAACAACCGGGCCAAACTTCTAATTCTGGTATGTCTTTAGAAGATATTGTTAAGACTCTTGCCACTAATACTTTGCAATTTCAACAGGAGACAAAACAATTTCAGCATGAGGCGAGGGCCAGTATTCAAAGTTTAGACAATCAAATGGGCCAGATGGCAACCGCAATTAGTCGGCTAGAGGCACAAAGTTCGGGAAAATTACCCTCTCAAACAGTAGTAAATCCAAGAGAAAATGCAAGTGCAATCATTTTGAGAAGTGGTAAGGAGGTTGAGATTCCAACAAAGGCAACCCCTGCATCGTCgaaacaagaaaaggagaaaaatatcgTTGCAGACAAGAACGTTtccaatgatgatgatgtacCTAAGCATAAGTTTCCGCCTCTTTCGGCTTATAAACCAGTATCTCCTTTTCCTCAAGCTTTAGCAGAATCTAGAAAAGATGAGCAAAATAAAGATTTATATGAGACTTTTCGTAGATGCGAGGTAAATATTCCACTTTTAGATGCTATTAAACAAGTACCTCGTTATGCTAAATTTCTGAAAGAACTGTGTACAATTAAGCGGAAACAGAAACTTAAAGGATGTGAGACGGTAAGAGTTGGAGAGAATATTTCTGCAGTTATTCAAAGAAAACTTCCTGCAAAGTGCAAAGATCCAGGTATGTTTACTATCCCTTGTATGATAGGTAATACTAGATTTGAGAAAGCCATGATAGATTTAGGAGCTTCTatcaatgtcatgtcatattctatatatgcttctttgaaacctggacctttgaataaaactggtgttgtgattcaattggctgatagatCTAATGCCTATCCTAAGGGTGTAGTTGAGGATGTTCTTGTGCAAGTCAATGATTTGGTTTTTCCTGCTGATTTCTATGTGCTTGATATGGAGAATGGTGATCAAACTGCTCCTATTTTGTTAGGAAGACCATTCTTAAAGACATCCAAGACTAAGATAGATGTTCATAATGGCACACTTACCATGGAATTTGATGGTGAAATTATTAAGTTTAATATTTATGATGCCATGAAATATCCTGGTGATGATAATCCTGTTTATTCTATTGATGTGATTGATTCTTTAGCACaggaagtttttgaacttgatGGAAAAGATGGATTGGAAGTTGCTATTAGTAAGCATCTTGAGACAGAGAATGAGGAGTTAGTCTTGAGTACTGATTTGCAGGAAATTGTTGCAGCATTGAATAATTTTCCAAAGTTACAGCAGTCAGGTAACGTTTCTTATATTGCATTACCAGTTTCTAACGGAAGGCCTTTACCCTCTGTTTTGCAGGCCCCTATTCCAGATTTGAAGCCTCTCCCCAGTCACCTTAAGTACGTGTTCCTTGGAGACAGAGGAACATTACCAGTGATCATCTCCAATAAACTTAGTGCACTGCAAGAAGAAAAGCTTGTGCAGATCCTTAAGGAGCATCAAACGGCTATTGGTTGGACAATTGCAGATATTAAAGGAATTAGCCCGACTACATGCATGCATCGTATCTTACTTGAAGAGGGAGCAAAACCTTCCCGTCAACCGCAAAGAAGATTGAACCCACCCATAATGGATGTAGTGAAGAAGGAGATCCTCAAACTTCTTGAAGTTGGAGTGATTTATCCTATTTCGGATAGCAATTGGGTTAGCCCGGTTCAAGTGGTTCCTAAAAAGACTGGAATAACGGTTGTGAAAAATCAGAATGATGAGTTAGTTCCTACCCGTATTCAAAATGGGTGGCAGGTTTGTatagattatagaaaattaaatgctGTAACTCGCAAGGACCACTTTCctttaccttttattgatcaaatgctcgaaaggttagctggtcattcttactattgttttcttgatggttattcaggCTATTTTCAGATTGCAATTGCTCCGGAGGATCAAGAAAAGACGACTTTTACATGCCCATTTGGGACTTTTGCATATCGTCGCATGCCCTTTGGTCTTTGTAACGCCCCAGCCACTTTCCAAAGGTGTATGGTTAGcatattttcagattatattgagcatatcatagaagtctttatggatgatttcacaGTTTATGGAGACTCTTTTGATATTTGTTCGCATAACCTTACACTTGTTCTTCAAAGATGCATAGAAACTAACCTTgtgttaaattctgaaaaatgtcattttatggttgaACAAGGTATAGTTTTGGGTCATGTTGTTTCATCTAGGGGAATTGAGGTAGATAGAGCTAAAGTTGATATTATTCAATCTTTACCTTCTCCCACTTGTGTGCGGGAAGTTCGTTCTTTTCTTGGACATGCAGGTTTTtaccgaagattcatcaaggacttcTCCAAAGTAGCATTACCCTTATGCAAGTTGCTACAAAAGAATATGGCCTTTGAGTTCGATGAGGCGTGTAAAAATGCGTTTGATAAGCTGAAGGAACTTTTGACCTCTGCCCCAGTTATCCAGCCCCCTAATTGGAACATTCCTTTCGAGATAATGTGCGACGCAAGTGATTATGCAGTAGGCGCTGTTTTGGGTCAAAGAATTGGAAAAGTGTCTCATGCCATTTATTATGTTTCAGGAACTTTGAATGATGCCCAGAGAAATTACTCTACTACTGAAAAAGAACTTTTAGCTGTTGTTTTTGCTTTagaaaagtttcgatcttatttgcttggtactaaagtcattgtttactctgatcatgcagctcttcgttatttgatgatgaagaaagaggCAAAACCAAGATTAATAAGATGGATACTTCTATTAAGTGAATTTGACTTGGAGATCAAAGACAAAAGAGGGACAGAAAATCGTGTCGCAGATCATTTGAGTCGTTTAGTTCATATGGAAGATGAAATTAGTCTGCAGGAAACATTCCCTGATGAGCAATTGTTCTCCACAAGTGTGACATTACCTTGGTATGCAAATCTTGTAAATTATTTGGTTACTAATATGTTACCTTCTGGTTTGTCTAAGGCTCAAAGAGATAAGATCAAGAGTGATGCCAAATACTATGTGTGGGATGACCCATACTTATGGAAGCattgtgcagatcaagtgataagaaggtgcgttcctgaaaatgaaattatttctattCTTACCTTTTGTCATTCTTATGCATGTGGAGGTCATTTTGGAGCTAAGAGGACGGCAAgaaaagtgctagaatgtggtttctattggccgtctttatttcgagattcatattctttttgtaagtcatgcgatcattgtcaaaagacaggtaatatatcccaaaggaatgagatgccacaaacccccatactattttgcgaaatttttgatgtttggggcatcgatttcatgggaccGTTCCCTATCTCTTTCggttatgtttatattttgctTGCTGTTGATTATGTCTCGAAATGGGTGGAAGCTAAAGCTACTAGGACTGACGATTCTAAAGTTGTTACAGATTTTATCAAGTCTAACATATTCTCCAGATTTGGAATTCCATGCGCTCTAATAAGTGATCGAGGCACTCACTTTTGCAATCGAACTGTGGAGGCTTTATTGAGAAAGTACCATGTGACCCACAAGGTGTCAACTGCCtatcatccgcaaactagtggaCAAGCGGAAGTGTCAAATCGAGAGATCAAGTCTATCCTTGAAAAGACGGTCAATCCAAGTAGAAAAGATTGGAGTTTGCGCTTGGATGATGCCTTGTGGGCGTATAGGACTGCATATAAGACGCCCATTG